The Deinococcus detaillensis genome includes a window with the following:
- a CDS encoding DHCW motif cupin fold protein: MTDIPFGVTDWASLPATQHAGITGQAYCRTQQFGIVRVRQVDYTADYLADHWCSKGHILLVLDGELQTELEDGRIFTLTAGMSYQVADQAEAHRSSTKGGAKLFIVD; encoded by the coding sequence ATGACCGACATTCCCTTTGGCGTCACCGATTGGGCCAGCCTTCCGGCCACCCAGCACGCGGGCATTACGGGTCAGGCCTACTGCCGCACCCAGCAGTTCGGCATAGTTCGGGTGCGGCAGGTGGACTACACGGCGGACTACTTGGCTGATCACTGGTGCAGTAAGGGCCACATTTTACTGGTGCTCGATGGTGAACTGCAAACTGAGTTAGAAGATGGCCGCATTTTCACGCTGACGGCGGGCATGAGTTACCAAGTCGCCGACCAAGCCGAAGCCCACCGCTCCAGCACAAAGGGCGGAGCCAAATTATTCATCGTAGATTAG
- a CDS encoding phosphoenolpyruvate carboxylase, with the protein MGIRDDVNLLGRTLGQVLKEQEGEGFYNLVEQVRALVRRARSGEGSAELQTLIADLKVGDAENLVRAFTWYFQLVNLAEEYERVRALSERRGVRSQSLEQALTDLKVLGLSAEQTEALIERVDLGLTFTAHPTEMRRRTVRNHLVEVAETIPDLGDPGTAKEATARVAAHIEAMWATPELRRLKPTVQDEVKGGLSYLPTIAQALPRLQRDLERAFVHVYGQRSDAKLPLSFSSWMGGDRDGNPFVTPEATRETLSLHRERARELLLTHIRQAYTDLSQADHLQDEGGEEPYRQTLRDLHDAVRGGEPVELLPTLEALDARLRQDGQARSADQLLTPLLTVARTFGQHLVSLDVREHSQLTGAAVAELLKEAGVSGNYADLPEHTKLEVLAAELRSRRPLWPANCPFPDELERTIGPIREVQQAVALVGPRAFGRYIISMSESVSDILEPLLLAREVGFRILPVPLFETLGDLERAPSVMWELLSLPEYRAVLAGDVQEIMLGYSDSNKDAGFLAANWALHEAQRKISAVCEQAGVPWRFFHGRGTSIGRGGGPASRAILGQPAGTIDAGLRITEQGEALSDKYSHPILAHRNLEQALYGLLLSAARPKADLPATWTDALTRASKISAQMYRDLVEDTHFLPFFEAVTPIHEISRLNIASRPVRRPGAPTLSNLRAIPWVMSWTQNRANLPGWYGLPEAIEAVGPELAREMYQQWPFFRSMLDNAQMALAKSDPLIFEDYLSLGGAGSELAERLQTAYTKAVQQVESVVGGELLHNEPRLKESIGLRNPYIDPIHRIQVELLRRSRAEEGGLDTYERPLLLSVQGIAAGVRNTG; encoded by the coding sequence ATGGGTATTCGTGACGACGTCAATTTACTGGGCCGCACCCTCGGACAAGTTCTCAAAGAGCAAGAGGGCGAAGGCTTTTACAACTTGGTGGAACAAGTTCGGGCGCTGGTGCGCCGGGCCCGCAGCGGTGAAGGTTCAGCCGAATTACAAACCCTGATCGCTGATCTCAAGGTCGGAGACGCCGAAAATCTGGTGCGGGCTTTTACCTGGTACTTCCAATTGGTCAATTTGGCCGAGGAATACGAACGGGTACGGGCCTTATCAGAGCGCAGAGGCGTGCGTTCACAGAGTTTGGAGCAGGCCTTGACTGACCTCAAAGTGCTGGGCCTCAGCGCCGAGCAAACCGAAGCCTTAATCGAGCGCGTCGATTTGGGCCTGACCTTTACCGCCCATCCCACCGAGATGCGGCGGCGCACGGTTCGCAACCACTTGGTCGAAGTCGCCGAAACCATTCCCGATTTGGGCGACCCCGGCACCGCCAAGGAAGCCACCGCCCGCGTTGCGGCGCACATTGAAGCGATGTGGGCCACGCCGGAGCTGCGCCGCCTCAAGCCCACCGTCCAAGATGAAGTCAAGGGCGGGCTGAGCTACCTGCCCACCATCGCTCAGGCGCTGCCGCGCTTGCAACGCGATTTGGAGCGGGCTTTTGTGCATGTGTACGGCCAGCGCAGCGACGCCAAATTGCCGCTGAGTTTCAGCTCGTGGATGGGCGGCGACCGCGACGGTAACCCGTTCGTGACGCCGGAAGCCACCCGCGAAACGCTCTCTCTCCACCGCGAACGCGCCCGCGAGTTGCTGCTGACTCATATTCGTCAGGCCTATACTGACCTCAGCCAAGCCGATCATCTTCAGGATGAGGGCGGCGAAGAACCGTACCGCCAGACCCTGCGCGACCTCCACGACGCGGTGCGCGGCGGAGAGCCGGTGGAACTGCTACCCACTTTGGAAGCTTTGGACGCCAGACTGCGCCAAGACGGTCAAGCCCGCAGCGCCGACCAACTGCTGACTCCGCTGCTGACGGTGGCCCGAACCTTTGGGCAGCATCTGGTGAGCTTGGACGTGCGCGAACACAGCCAACTGACCGGGGCGGCGGTGGCCGAACTCCTCAAAGAAGCGGGCGTGTCGGGCAATTACGCCGACCTCCCTGAACACACCAAGTTGGAAGTGTTGGCCGCCGAACTCAGGTCGCGCCGCCCCCTCTGGCCTGCCAATTGCCCGTTTCCCGACGAGCTGGAGCGCACCATCGGCCCAATCCGCGAGGTGCAGCAGGCCGTCGCGCTGGTCGGCCCCCGCGCTTTTGGCCGCTACATCATCAGCATGAGCGAGTCGGTCAGCGACATTTTGGAGCCGCTGCTGCTGGCCCGTGAAGTCGGCTTTAGGATTTTACCGGTGCCGCTGTTTGAAACGCTGGGCGATTTGGAACGCGCTCCCAGCGTGATGTGGGAGCTGCTCTCGCTGCCGGAATACCGTGCGGTGCTGGCAGGCGACGTGCAAGAAATTATGCTGGGCTACTCGGATTCCAACAAAGACGCCGGATTTCTGGCCGCCAACTGGGCCCTCCACGAAGCGCAGCGCAAAATCAGCGCAGTGTGCGAGCAAGCCGGCGTGCCTTGGCGGTTTTTTCACGGGCGCGGCACCAGCATCGGGCGCGGCGGCGGGCCAGCTTCGCGGGCGATATTGGGGCAACCCGCCGGAACCATCGACGCCGGACTGCGCATCACTGAGCAGGGCGAAGCGCTGTCCGACAAGTACAGCCACCCGATTTTGGCTCACCGCAATTTGGAGCAAGCCCTCTACGGCCTGCTGCTCTCGGCGGCGCGGCCCAAAGCCGATTTGCCCGCGACCTGGACAGACGCCCTGACACGGGCCAGCAAAATCAGCGCCCAGATGTACCGCGACTTGGTGGAAGACACGCACTTTTTGCCGTTCTTTGAAGCGGTCACGCCGATTCACGAAATCTCGCGCCTCAACATCGCCTCGCGCCCGGTTCGCCGTCCGGGTGCGCCCACCCTGAGCAACCTCCGGGCCATTCCGTGGGTGATGAGCTGGACGCAAAACCGCGCCAACTTGCCGGGCTGGTACGGGTTGCCCGAAGCGATTGAAGCGGTTGGCCCTGAGCTGGCGCGGGAAATGTATCAGCAGTGGCCGTTTTTCCGCAGCATGCTGGATAACGCGCAGATGGCGCTGGCCAAGAGCGATCCGCTGATTTTTGAAGATTACCTGAGCCTCGGCGGCGCGGGCAGTGAACTGGCCGAGAGATTGCAAACCGCCTACACCAAAGCGGTGCAGCAGGTGGAAAGCGTGGTGGGCGGCGAGCTGCTGCACAACGAGCCGCGCCTGAAAGAAAGTATCGGGCTGCGCAACCCGTACATCGACCCGATTCACCGCATTCAAGTGGAGTTGCTGCGCCGCTCGCGGGCTGAGGAAGGCGGCCTAGACACCTATGAGCGTCCGCTGCTGCTGAGCGTGCAGGGCATCGCGGCGGGGGTACGGAACACGGGATAA
- a CDS encoding TIGR00282 family metallophosphoesterase has product MLRVFFVGDVYGKPGRRVLAEQLPKLRSNFDFIIVNGENAAGGFGLNRESFELITGAGADAVTLGNHAWHHKEVYGLLDDPRLIRPLNMPSGTPGRGWNTFEVGSERVTVVNLLGRVFMEAVHNPFLVMDRLLGQPDLGSVFVDFHAEATSEKAALAWHLDGRVAAVIGTHTHVPTADSRILPRGTAFQTDAGFTGPAHSIIGADPEGPIQKFLTERPHRFGVKEGPAELNGVMLELENGKALTIERYHYEE; this is encoded by the coding sequence ATGTTGCGTGTGTTTTTTGTAGGAGACGTTTACGGCAAGCCCGGCAGGCGGGTGCTGGCCGAACAATTACCCAAGCTGCGCTCCAATTTTGATTTCATTATCGTCAACGGCGAAAACGCGGCGGGCGGCTTTGGCCTCAACCGCGAATCGTTTGAACTCATCACCGGCGCGGGCGCGGACGCGGTGACGCTGGGCAACCACGCTTGGCACCACAAGGAAGTCTACGGGCTGCTGGACGACCCACGCCTGATTCGCCCACTGAATATGCCTTCCGGTACGCCCGGACGCGGCTGGAACACCTTTGAGGTCGGCAGCGAGCGCGTCACGGTGGTCAATTTGCTGGGGCGGGTCTTTATGGAAGCAGTTCACAATCCCTTTTTGGTGATGGACAGATTGCTGGGGCAGCCCGATCTGGGCAGCGTGTTTGTGGATTTTCACGCCGAGGCCACCAGCGAAAAAGCTGCGCTGGCTTGGCACTTAGACGGGCGGGTCGCCGCCGTGATCGGCACCCATACCCACGTGCCCACTGCCGACAGCCGAATTTTGCCGCGCGGCACCGCCTTCCAGACTGACGCCGGATTCACTGGCCCGGCACACAGCATCATCGGCGCTGACCCGGAAGGCCCCATCCAGAAGTTCCTGACCGAGCGCCCCCACCGCTTCGGCGTCAAAGAAGGCCCAGCCGAACTCAACGGCGTGATGCTTGAATTGGAGAACGGCAAAGCCTTGACGATTGAGCGATATCACTACGAGGAATAA
- a CDS encoding HD-GYP domain-containing protein, translating to MSGPFSRYPFDDLGATEQANLPERSLVQGQQPDIEANDAELLALQPSALFLLDQAGILIRLGGNWQGVTGLRPEQVLGRPLHQFVKLPPSSHPQGLYAQSGVCEEASIGRGGLSKRVRLVWQRGEGGTGGSLELPGPREREIYERSEKLRRAEVALEQTITCLGTALDTFQSHHVKRMVSYAVRLGQAYGLSEQDLSALRWGAALHDVGKVRVPQHILIKTGPLSADEFGVVLQHPQWGAEILEQLEFLPAAARDTVLHHHERWDGQGYPAGLREDQIPLLARIVMIADVFDALTSDRSYKTAWTPAAAGEYLIRESGRAFEGHLVRLFLERVMDLGYLYGDQAGTP from the coding sequence TTGAGCGGTCCCTTCAGCCGCTACCCTTTTGACGATCTCGGCGCGACCGAACAGGCGAATCTTCCAGAGCGCTCGTTGGTGCAGGGCCAGCAACCGGACATCGAGGCCAATGACGCCGAGTTGCTGGCCTTGCAGCCATCGGCGCTGTTTTTGCTCGACCAAGCGGGCATCCTGATTCGGCTCGGCGGCAACTGGCAAGGTGTTACCGGCCTGCGGCCCGAGCAGGTGCTGGGCCGCCCGCTGCACCAATTTGTCAAGTTGCCGCCCAGCAGCCACCCCCAAGGCTTGTATGCACAGAGCGGCGTGTGCGAGGAAGCGTCTATCGGGCGCGGCGGCTTGTCGAAGCGGGTTCGGCTCGTTTGGCAGCGCGGCGAGGGCGGCACCGGCGGCAGTCTGGAGCTGCCCGGCCCCAGAGAGCGCGAAATTTATGAGCGCAGCGAGAAGTTGCGTCGCGCCGAGGTCGCTTTGGAGCAGACCATCACCTGTTTGGGCACCGCCCTCGATACGTTCCAGAGCCACCACGTCAAGCGGATGGTGTCTTACGCCGTCCGGCTGGGTCAGGCTTACGGCCTCAGCGAACAAGACCTCAGTGCGCTGCGCTGGGGCGCGGCCCTGCACGACGTGGGCAAAGTGCGTGTTCCCCAACATATCCTGATTAAAACCGGGCCGCTGAGTGCTGACGAATTCGGTGTGGTTCTCCAGCATCCGCAGTGGGGCGCAGAAATTTTGGAACAGCTCGAATTTTTGCCCGCCGCTGCCCGTGACACTGTGCTCCACCACCATGAGCGCTGGGACGGTCAAGGCTACCCCGCCGGACTGCGGGAAGACCAGATTCCCCTTCTCGCCCGCATCGTGATGATCGCCGACGTTTTCGACGCGCTGACCAGTGACCGCTCCTACAAAACGGCTTGGACACCTGCCGCCGCCGGCGAGTACCTGATCCGCGAATCGGGCCGCGCCTTCGAGGGCCACTTGGTGCGCTTGTTTTTGGAACGGGTTATGGATCTGGGCTACCTCTACGGCGATCAGGCGGGCACGCCCTGA
- a CDS encoding FtsX-like permease family protein has protein sequence MPAPSRPPAPTSLPLTLARAHLRRRRTQNLSTVLGIAVGVMVLIAALSLTNGFTGALIQATLRATPHLSLTRFTPGGADPEMEKALRQNKDVVAFMPFLADKGLLTRPASDGRGAGLDFATLFGVTAEAGKVLGLPPEESQLLATLKPNEVLLGSALAQSLGAFQGQELRLLAGSTQRRSVLKVAGIFRSGNYLIDSAYAFVPLSTLQQIQGNTRVSGYQARLKDPDLAPQVGQAISSALPYSSLPWQNLYGSLLDQLKLQKQVIGFVVFLIVIVAAFGIANVLTLTVFEKTPEIAILRAMGASRRQIIWAFVWQGAALGAAGLLLGNVLGLAISLYFTWRPFQIPGDLYFITALPVQVRLSDLLWVNALGISTTLLAALLPARRAAGIEPARIIR, from the coding sequence GTGCCCGCACCTTCCCGACCTCCCGCTCCCACTTCGCTGCCGTTGACACTGGCCCGCGCCCATTTGCGGCGGCGGCGCACCCAAAACTTAAGCACCGTGCTGGGCATCGCCGTCGGCGTGATGGTGCTGATCGCGGCGCTGAGCCTCACCAACGGCTTTACCGGCGCTCTTATTCAGGCGACCTTGCGGGCCACGCCCCACCTGAGCCTGACCCGTTTCACGCCCGGCGGCGCTGATCCTGAAATGGAAAAAGCGCTGCGGCAAAACAAAGACGTCGTGGCCTTTATGCCGTTTCTGGCCGACAAAGGCTTACTGACCCGGCCGGCCTCAGACGGACGCGGCGCGGGGCTGGATTTTGCCACGCTGTTTGGCGTCACCGCCGAAGCAGGTAAGGTGCTGGGCCTCCCGCCCGAGGAAAGTCAGTTGCTGGCGACCCTCAAGCCCAATGAAGTGCTGCTGGGCAGCGCCCTTGCCCAGAGCCTCGGAGCCTTTCAGGGTCAGGAGTTGCGCTTACTGGCCGGCAGCACCCAGCGCCGCAGCGTCCTCAAAGTGGCGGGCATTTTCCGCAGCGGCAATTACCTGATCGACAGCGCTTACGCCTTCGTGCCGCTGAGCACCTTGCAACAGATTCAGGGCAACACCCGCGTCAGCGGCTACCAAGCCCGCCTCAAAGACCCCGACCTCGCGCCGCAGGTGGGGCAAGCGATCAGTAGCGCCCTGCCGTACAGCAGCCTGCCCTGGCAAAATCTCTACGGCTCGCTGCTCGACCAACTCAAGTTGCAAAAGCAGGTCATCGGCTTCGTGGTGTTTTTGATCGTGATCGTGGCGGCGTTCGGCATTGCCAATGTGCTGACGCTGACCGTCTTTGAAAAAACGCCAGAGATCGCCATTTTGCGGGCGATGGGCGCGTCGCGCCGGCAGATCATCTGGGCATTTGTCTGGCAGGGAGCGGCCCTCGGCGCGGCGGGCTTGCTGCTGGGCAATGTGCTGGGCCTGGCCATCAGCTTGTATTTTACTTGGCGGCCTTTTCAGATTCCCGGCGACCTTTATTTCATTACCGCGCTGCCGGTGCAGGTGCGCCTGAGCGATCTGCTGTGGGTCAATGCGCTGGGCATCAGCACCACGCTGCTGGCGGCGCTGCTTCCGGCGCGGCGGGCGGCAGGCATCGAGCCGGCGCGGATTATTCGCTAA
- a CDS encoding RlpA-like double-psi beta-barrel domain-containing protein, which translates to MTKSVQSKPLQTVSTGRPVVMVLGLAGAAALALSTLGTAQVTGDLILPQLPEASLTQTAVQSMLGLGEPALPDEVAASRTRGATRTVKATAYNSEAGQTDNSPFVTATGTRVRPGVIALSRDLLRIFPYGSRVTLQDSAGLLNGRVFIVEDTMNVRMANTVDIWMGSRAQALAWGSRTVRITALR; encoded by the coding sequence TTGACTAAATCTGTCCAGTCCAAACCCCTCCAAACCGTGTCGACTGGGCGGCCTGTCGTCATGGTTCTCGGCCTAGCCGGCGCGGCAGCATTGGCGCTGAGCACTTTGGGCACGGCGCAAGTGACGGGCGATCTCATTTTGCCGCAGCTGCCAGAAGCAAGCCTGACCCAAACAGCGGTGCAAAGCATGCTGGGCCTCGGCGAGCCGGCACTGCCCGACGAAGTGGCGGCCAGCCGCACTCGGGGAGCGACGCGCACGGTCAAGGCCACCGCCTACAACAGCGAAGCCGGCCAAACCGACAACAGCCCCTTTGTTACGGCAACCGGCACGCGGGTACGCCCTGGGGTCATTGCACTCAGCCGCGATTTGCTGCGCATCTTCCCTTACGGCAGCCGCGTGACCTTACAGGACAGCGCTGGCCTGCTCAATGGCCGAGTTTTTATCGTTGAAGACACCATGAACGTGCGGATGGCCAACACCGTTGACATCTGGATGGGCAGCCGCGCTCAAGCACTGGCCTGGGGCTCACGCACCGTCAGAATCACGGCGCTTCGCTAA